AAGACAACCTTGCCTTAGTCTAGgtcttctccctcacacaaaagtgtgttgacccaaagggccatgcccttagccaattctatggtatttaagtctaaaactctttagattttagtttatgtgggactattgttttatctattcaaatgaaaaaacaactaGTGGGTAATAGGTTTAGGGATCAAATCATAGTCCATGCATATTTGGTTTTAAAACAAAAACCCGTTTTTTTTTCTAACAGTTCACGCTACTGCGCACATGCTTCCTGGGAGAATCTGGAGAGGTGTTTTGATATATGTAATGTGGAATTCTCTGAGGTGTTCCGTCGTCTCGTTAAGGAAATCTGCCAGTTGTTTGCTAATTTACCTGAATCAGATATTGCTGTCTCCAGCATTATAAAATGCAGGAATAAGGCTGCAGAGTACGTGGCAAACATAAACGAAAGGAAGAGCTAGAACAAGATTTTCATGTAGTGTCTATGAAACATGGTGTCTTTCCAGTCGAACTGCAGGATATTCTTTACGAAGATGCATATGAAGGTCCTATGTGTTACAGTAGTACAGCTACTTGGGATGCATAGTTTTTAAATACGTAGAGGAAAAGTTAGCAAAAGACTGTCGGGTAATGAGGATCACTTGGGAGTTtccagttagttttttttttttcttggagttCTTGGAACAAAGAGGAAGATGGTAATAACAAAGCCCATAATACATTATTACACACATATTTACATGCATCATAAGAAAAGAAAGGCAACAACACATTACATATATATCAACTAGCAAATTCAAACTATAAGACATCCTGAACACACGAAAGAAAACAATCGATTCCAGGTACCCGCTTTTCAGGCGGTCTTGAAGTATGCTACTACTGGAGAAGGTAGTGACCCAACTCTTTAGTAACATGAACTGCAAGGCCGATATATGCATCAGGACTAGGAGCATCTTCTGTTCGTTTCTCATACTGTATCCACCATTTCACTTTGCTACCAGACTCTTCAATATTATCAACATCTTTAGGAGTTACAGTCATTGTGATTTCAAAACTCTTATACTGAGTAAATAAGTCTCCTCCCACAGCACTGAATGTGATCGACCTATTATCCTCATCCACAGATTTAACAATTTCCTTGAGCATCATTACTTTAGAAGACGCCCCTGTAGGTTTGTTCGCATATGAAATCAAATAAGCCCCATAtaaaacaacaaattaatcaaaataagatTAGGATCTGTATCTGATTTCTTACCTGGTAAAACATAGTGCCATTGCCAGATAGAACCCACGCTTTTACCATCACCTTTGACAATTTTGATGCTTTTGAAATTTTGAGGAAAAATTGTAGTCAACTGCATCATATTGTGCCTAAACAAATTATAGAATTTGTCTGCAGAACACTTGAGTTCAGTTTCAACCTGAGCCCCAACAATTTGGCTCATCCCTATCAAAACTAGTGTGAGCAACCCTAGTCTAAGAAAGGTTTGTACCATGCTGATTTTAGCCATTCTATGAGAGACTATCTGAATGTTTTAAGATAGCTGGGAGTGGAGTGAAAATAAGTGAGGTGAGATGGAGGGTTTTATATACCAAGCAATGGAGATATTTCACTAACTTAATATAGACACAAGTACATCCCATTAATGAGAATGATCAATATAATGCGCATGCTTTTTTTGGAAGTTTAGATGCATTACGCAGCCAACGCCTTTGATAAACCCAATCATATGTATCCTACATGCAACTGAAACTAAGTTTAGTGCGGTTGTTCATTATTTCCACTACAGCCAACTTTACTGTTGGAGTACTAAGATACTATTAAGCTACTTCTTAATTAGGCATTAATTAGTTAGTAATACGAATGATTTGTGGCACTAATGAAAGACAGCATAGTGATTGATCCACGTTTGCCATTATCGTTATTTTTAAGGggctctttttttttctcatcgAGCATTATGTGCTTCACTTATAGTTATCCATAAGAAACGACCTAATTAGAGAGTCGACAACAATTTTTCTTCTCATCCGATCAATCAATGACATATTTAAATTTCCTACGTTCTTTAGTGATCAATGACATATTTAAATTTACTACATTATTCTCTAGTGATCAATGACATATAAAATTCTATTCAAATTCTACTGAATAAAattagtaggaaataccaataggtcATACATTATTTAAATTTACTACATTATTCAAATTTACTACattgttgaagacgaagatgatgatctTTTGTTTGTTGCTTGTGTTGAAGATCTCGATTGTTGATGTTTTTCATGTTGATGATGATTTatgtttgttgctcgtgttgaagatcttgattttgatgTTTGCTGCTCGTGTTAAAGACGAAGAtctgttgctgttgaagatgatgatgtttgctgctgctgttgaagacgacgaagatgatgaagatgatgctgctgctgttcatttctggaatgaactctggtttttatgggtttttattaggagttcatttctggaatgaactctggtttatatatgtttttatcaggagttcatttctggaatgaactccgatttatatgttttctgaaaaattaagtagaaattaacaggagttcgttttgaagaatgaactgctacaaaaaaataagtagaaattaaaacggaagggtactttggtccatttactatttttaaataattatggacaaAATGaaaaaggtgatttctgaaatGACTAAACAtacatgggaccacctaaaaaaggaccaaatgaTATTTTCCCATTAAATTAGGGTATTACGGAGAATCTAAAaagttgttttgatttttatcatgTGGAATTCCCTGAGGCATTCCGCCCACTCATTAAGGAAATCTCCGAGTTTTATGTTAAGTTACATGAATCAGATATTGAGAAGAGCTGCAGAGTACGTGGCGAACATGAGACAAAAGGAAGAGCTAGATCAAGATTGTCATGTAGACTGTAGTGGCTATGAAACATGGTGAATTTCAAGTGGAACTGCAGGATAATCTTTACGAATAATTCCTTGAAGCGTTCTACATGACATAAAATTAGGGTATTACGGAGAATCTTAAAAGTTGTTTTGACTTTTATCATATGGAATTCCTTGAGGCGTTCCGCCCACTTATTAAGGAAATCTCCGAGTTGTATGCTAAGTTACCTGAATCAGATATTGAGAAGAGCTGCAGGGTCCGTGGCGAACATGAGACAAAAGGAAGAGCTAGATCAAGATTGTCATGTAGACTGTAGTGGCTATGAAACATGGTGAATTTCCAGTGGAACTGCAGGATAATCTTTACGAAGATGCATATGAAGGCCCTATGCATTACAGTAGGACAACTACTTGGGATGCATATTTTTTAAATAGGTAAACGAAAAGTTAAAACAAGATTGTCGCGTACTGAGGATCACTTTGGGAGTTTCCACTGGTACTGAACTACAGGGCATTCTCGACCATGATGATGATAGCTGCATTGTTATTACAAGTACAAGTTTAAGTTTTAACCCAAGATCTCTATCgtgattccttttttttttttgaaatggattGTTACTCTTGTTATCCTTTAGAAAGAAGTGCTCATATTAATTTCTACTTTCGtttgggattttttttatttttttttagagaagtgagattttattagattaaagGAGAATATACAAAGTCTACCAAAGATAGACacgaaagaaaattaaaaattacagAAAAACAGTTTCCCAATAGTGCATAGAGTAAGAAAAATTAAAGTGCACTCTCTTCCCATAGACAGATCTAGAGTTTTAGCATCATTAGCTAGATCATTGTCAGTCTTGAAGTTGTAGTCGTCCTCCAACGTACGACAATTTCTTTCTCTCCAAAAAACCCaaatcacaacaacaataatTACGTCACAAATAACTTGACCTGAAGATGAAAAAGTGTTATACGACCAAGTATGAGCGAAAGAGAGTATTGTTTCTGGAAAAATCCAAGACCGCATCTTAACAGGAGTAATAGACATCCAGAGATTGTAGGCAACCTTGCAGTGGAGAAGAATGTGATCATGTGACTCTGAACTATCTCCACAAAAAATGCAAGAACTATAAATATCAATACCCTTATAGTTTAGCATGTCAAGAGAGTTGAGTTTACCATGCACCACACATCAAACTAAAAAAATCACTTTAGGAGGGACTTCATTCTTCCAAATGAACTTGTAAGGAAAACCAACAATGCCATGATCACTTGTCAGTGATTCATTAAGGGATTTAACTGAGAATAACCCATTAGAAGTGAGAGTCCATCTTCTTGTATCATCCAGACTGTCTCTTGCAGGTGGATTTGAACCAATGGCCATAATAAGTTCAGCAAATTGATCAGCTTATGAATGTGATAAAATTCTTTTAAAATTAATACTCCAAGAACCATCTGAGTTTATGTGATCGACAAGAGTTCCATACTGTAACATGTCAAGCTTATAAATGGAATTGAAGGAACTGGCTAGACATGAGTTATCATGCCAGAATGAAATGAGATTATGTTGCATACTTAGTCCGCATACTAGTTGGCTTTGGGTGCCACTTAGACAGTTAACTGAGTGCCTAAGTGTTTTGCAATTATTCTGTTTTTATTCCTTTTGATCTGTTGGATCGGCTGCACGTGTCGCGCATTAATTGTGTGATTGTTAGAGTTGAGTGATTGGTTTATTTATGTCTGAGAAGCATTTGTTTCTCATGTTATGAACGTTGAAAGTAAATACCAATGGCTGCGCTGTACTTCAGCTCAGATGCCTGAATCTTTGATTTAGGAGTTCCTATTATCAGTTTATCCCTCAACTTCTCATttacaacaattggcatcagagccgttctTCCCACCCAcaaatcttccaaaaaaaaatttaatctttTCTCACCATGACTTTGAAGGAGGTTGAATCGGAGGTCGAGAAACTGAGAGGAACTCAGGATGTTCTTAATACATAACTTACAGATCTAGGTGGTTCAGTTGCTGCTTTAACCGCCAGATTCGATAACCTTCTACAGCTACTGGAGAAACTTAATTTCCTTCAACACAATCCAGAGAAACCTACTGGTTCTCAAAATGAAACTTATGATGCTCATACAGGAAATCGATATAACTATCATCATTCTATAATACCCAAGTTGGATTTTCCAAGATTCGATGGGGATAATCCAAGGAGCTGGATACAAAAGAGTAAGCGGTGTTTCAAGATCAATGATACTGAGGAACATATGAAGGTAAATATTGCTTCGATCTATTTAGAAGGTAAATATGAGAAATGGTTCTTAAATTTTCAGGTCAATCGGCCTCGTATTACATGGTCTGATTTAGCTATTCATATTTGTGCTCGATTTGAAAACCCCATAGAAGAAAATTTTGTTGGCAGTTTTAATAAGCTTATTCAGAATTCCACAGTTGATGACTATTATGAAGAATTCGAATCACTAAAAGCCTTGATGTTGAACATGAATCCTTCACTTACTGAAACTTATTTTGTCATGAGTTTTCTTAGTGGTCTTAAAGAGGAAATTGGTAAATCTGTATCTATGTTTCATCCCGAGACTTTATCTGAAGCTTTTTATTTAGCTAGATTACAAGAGCAGAAAGTTGACCTTGCATCTACAACTTCTAAACCATTTACCAGATCATCCAATACATCTTTTCAGGCTAACAGACCCTACTCTTCACCAAATTTTCCTCCCAAAACAATACTTAAAGCACCTAAATCTGCACCAATTACACCTAAATCCTTTTCTCCTTCTCAATTCAAATCCAATTATGCCAGCCCTACAATCAAAAAGACTAACCCCTGAGGAAATGCAGAAGAGAAGAGATCAAGGTTTATGCTACAACTGTGATGCAGTTTATAGTCCATGGCACTTTT
This portion of the Papaver somniferum cultivar HN1 chromosome 11, ASM357369v1, whole genome shotgun sequence genome encodes:
- the LOC113323823 gene encoding MLP-like protein 43, giving the protein MAKISMVQTFLRLGLLTLVLIGMSQIVGAQVETELKCSADKFYNLFRHNMMQLTTIFPQNFKSIKIVKGDGKSVGSIWQWHYVLPGASSKVMMLKEIVKSVDEDNRSITFSAVGGDLFTQYKSFEITMTVTPKDVDNIEESGSKVKWWIQYEKRTEDAPSPDAYIGLAVHVTKELGHYLLQ